A window of Eikenella corrodens contains these coding sequences:
- the galU gene encoding UTP--glucose-1-phosphate uridylyltransferase GalU has protein sequence MENSAPIKKAVFPVAGMGTRFLPATKASPKEMLPIVDKPLIQYAVEEAVAAGCTELVFVTGRNKRSIEDHFDKAYELETELEQRHKTALLSHVRDILPPDVTCLYIRQAEALGLGHAVLCARAAVGNEPFAVILADDLIDAPQGAIAQMAEVYRQTGNSVLGVETVAPSQTGSYGIVEVSPWQQYQRIQSIVEKPKPEEAPSNLAVVGRYILTPRIFSLLQTVGRGAGGEIQLTDGIAKLLEHEPVLAHAFAGKRYDCGSKLGYLEATLAYGLKHPETAEAFRTLLQEYSQAEA, from the coding sequence ATGGAAAATTCCGCTCCAATCAAAAAAGCCGTCTTTCCCGTGGCCGGGATGGGCACGCGCTTTCTGCCCGCCACCAAGGCCAGCCCCAAAGAAATGCTGCCGATTGTGGATAAGCCGCTGATTCAATACGCAGTGGAAGAAGCCGTAGCCGCCGGCTGCACCGAATTGGTGTTCGTTACCGGCCGCAACAAACGCAGCATCGAAGACCATTTCGACAAGGCCTACGAGCTGGAAACCGAGCTGGAACAGCGCCACAAAACCGCGCTGCTCTCGCATGTGCGCGATATTTTGCCGCCCGATGTTACCTGCCTGTATATCCGCCAGGCCGAGGCCTTGGGCTTGGGGCATGCCGTGCTGTGTGCCCGCGCGGCGGTGGGCAACGAACCTTTCGCCGTGATTCTGGCCGACGATTTAATCGACGCGCCGCAGGGCGCGATTGCGCAGATGGCCGAAGTGTACCGCCAAACCGGCAACAGCGTGCTGGGCGTGGAAACCGTAGCGCCTTCGCAAACCGGCTCCTACGGCATCGTGGAAGTGTCGCCGTGGCAGCAATATCAGCGCATTCAAAGCATTGTGGAAAAACCGAAGCCGGAAGAAGCGCCGTCCAACCTGGCCGTGGTGGGGCGCTACATCCTCACGCCGCGCATTTTCTCCCTGCTGCAAACCGTAGGCCGCGGCGCGGGCGGCGAAATCCAGCTCACCGACGGCATCGCCAAGCTGCTGGAACACGAGCCGGTGCTGGCACACGCCTTTGCGGGCAAACGCTACGACTGCGGCAGTAAGCTGGGCTACCTAGAAGCCACGCTGGCCTACGGGCTGAAACACCCGGAAACGGCGGAGGCGTTCCGCACACTATTGCAGGAATACAGTCAAGCAGAAGCATAA